In the Qipengyuania pelagi genome, one interval contains:
- a CDS encoding DUF1465 family protein, producing MTISAGATRQIIEDVYHEALILADEVRAAFDSRTSRIPQDMDEGVKVALSVEGLRTTTRLMHLLAWLLNQRAYLDGELSDMQLRQHGALPSERPALPGMMRRLDPHTQDLIRQSLDLYKRVERLDRDWRARSETEQSPVGAMQGRLERAFAG from the coding sequence ATGACGATTTCCGCGGGCGCGACACGCCAGATCATCGAAGATGTCTATCATGAGGCGCTGATCCTGGCGGACGAGGTGCGCGCGGCGTTCGATTCGCGGACCAGCCGGATCCCGCAGGACATGGATGAAGGCGTCAAGGTGGCGCTCTCCGTCGAAGGCCTGCGCACGACCACCCGCCTGATGCATCTGCTCGCCTGGTTGCTCAACCAGCGTGCCTATCTCGATGGCGAGCTGAGCGACATGCAATTGCGGCAGCATGGCGCCCTCCCATCAGAGCGGCCCGCCCTTCCCGGCATGATGCGGCGGCTCGATCCGCATACGCAGGATCTGATCCGCCAGAGTCTCGACCTCTATAAGCGGGTCGAACGGCTTGATCGCGACTGGCGCGCCCGAAGCGAGACGGAGCAAAGCCCGGTCGGCGCGATGCAGGGCCGCCTCGAAAGGGCTTTTGCCGGATAA
- a CDS encoding Brp/Blh family beta-carotene 15,15'-dioxygenase — protein MTLAVIAQIAGETWAVVAGLVFFVMGLAHGAGDENEGGIARIKLVHAAAYLVTGAAVAGLFLFAPLAGLALFLALSAWHFARSDCAFAPVTRYAIAGLAVGGSALFRPGETGDVFAVIVGAETPALVVRVLALLGMAGAAAAGWALLKGLRGFGHAVIALAATVFFNPVLAVGLIFLTAHAIPVQQRQIAVYGRGTVWRAVALPTLIATFGALLIAALVWTSNLALPIAIALAFGMATPHMLTERLER, from the coding sequence GTGACCCTTGCCGTGATCGCGCAGATAGCCGGGGAGACCTGGGCTGTCGTGGCGGGCCTGGTTTTCTTCGTCATGGGTCTGGCGCACGGCGCGGGGGACGAGAACGAGGGCGGAATCGCGCGGATCAAGCTGGTCCATGCCGCCGCCTATCTCGTGACCGGCGCGGCGGTGGCGGGCCTGTTCCTGTTCGCGCCGCTGGCCGGACTGGCGCTGTTTCTCGCCCTGTCGGCCTGGCATTTCGCGCGCAGCGATTGTGCCTTTGCGCCCGTCACCCGCTACGCGATCGCAGGCTTGGCCGTGGGCGGCAGCGCGCTGTTCCGACCGGGCGAGACCGGCGACGTGTTCGCGGTAATCGTGGGTGCAGAGACGCCCGCGCTGGTCGTGCGCGTCTTGGCCTTATTGGGGATGGCCGGGGCGGCTGCGGCGGGGTGGGCGCTGCTGAAGGGTTTGCGCGGCTTCGGCCACGCGGTGATCGCCTTGGCCGCGACCGTGTTCTTCAACCCCGTGCTGGCAGTGGGCCTGATCTTCCTCACCGCGCACGCGATCCCCGTCCAGCAGCGCCAGATCGCGGTTTACGGACGCGGCACGGTGTGGCGCGCCGTCGCTTTGCCGACGCTGATTGCGACTTTCGGTGCGCTGCTTATCGCGGCGCTGGTCTGGACCAGCAATCTGGCACTGCCGATCGCCATCGCGCTCGCCTTCGGCATGGCGACCCCGCACATGCTGACCGAGCGGTTGGAGCGGTAG
- the nadA gene encoding quinolinate synthase NadA has protein sequence MTAETTLPTGTDLLSEIDRLRKEKNAIILAHYYQSAQIQDLADFVGDSLELSRKAAETDADVIAFCGVKFMADTAKILSPEKIVVLPDMDAGCSLEDSCPPEKFKAFREAHPDHIALTYINCSTEVKALSDVIVTSSSAETIISQIPEDQKIIFGPDRHLGGYLSRKFNRDMLLWPGVCIVHEAFSETELLKLQQQYPDAPIAAHPECPPTIIDHADYVGSTSGILQFAETFEGDTLIVATEPHIIHQMEKALPNKTFIGAPGADGNCSCNICPYMALNTLEKLYTCLRDLEPRIEIEEGLRLKAKQSLDKMLEMASGTIGKGDLGKV, from the coding sequence ATGACCGCCGAAACCACTCTACCGACCGGAACCGACCTGCTCTCCGAAATCGACCGCCTCCGCAAGGAGAAGAATGCAATCATCCTGGCGCATTACTACCAGTCCGCGCAGATCCAGGATCTTGCCGATTTCGTCGGCGACAGCCTCGAACTGTCACGCAAGGCGGCGGAGACCGATGCGGACGTGATCGCGTTCTGCGGGGTCAAGTTCATGGCCGATACCGCCAAAATCCTCTCGCCCGAGAAGATCGTCGTCCTGCCCGACATGGATGCCGGATGCAGCCTTGAAGACAGCTGCCCGCCGGAAAAGTTCAAGGCCTTCCGCGAGGCGCATCCCGACCATATCGCGCTGACCTACATCAACTGCTCGACCGAGGTGAAGGCGCTCTCTGACGTGATCGTCACCAGCTCCAGCGCGGAAACGATCATCAGCCAGATCCCCGAAGACCAGAAGATCATCTTCGGCCCGGACCGGCATCTGGGCGGATATCTCAGCCGCAAATTCAACCGCGATATGCTGCTGTGGCCGGGCGTGTGCATCGTGCACGAAGCCTTCAGCGAAACCGAATTGCTGAAACTGCAACAGCAATATCCCGACGCCCCGATCGCCGCGCACCCCGAATGCCCGCCGACCATCATCGACCACGCCGATTACGTCGGATCGACCAGCGGCATCCTGCAGTTCGCCGAGACGTTCGAAGGCGACACGCTGATCGTCGCGACCGAGCCGCACATCATCCACCAGATGGAAAAGGCGCTGCCGAACAAGACCTTCATCGGCGCACCGGGCGCGGACGGGAACTGTTCGTGCAATATCTGTCCCTATATGGCGCTGAACACGCTGGAAAAGCTCTACACCTGCCTGCGCGATCTCGAACCGCGTATCGAGATCGAGGAAGGCCTGCGCCTCAAGGCCAAGCAGAGCCTCGACAAGATGCTCGAAATGGCGAGCGGGACGATCGGCAAGGGCGATCTGGGGAAGGTTTGA
- the ptsP gene encoding phosphoenolpyruvate--protein phosphotransferase: MTAAASARQILTRLHEVMASRMHAQGKLDQVVEIIGESLDSEVCSIYLLREGVLELYATRGLNPQAVHVTKLGLGEGLNGIIASNIETLNLAEAKAHPDFLYRPETGEEKFHSFAGVPIVHRERAVGTLCVQHVDPRRYEDVEIEALQTTAMVLSELIANAEMVDEEHALLLGEVDTGPEIIEGLALVKGLGGGQAVFHQPRIQITQVVADDTEAERQRVYRAFDKMRDQIDAMGKEPEFGKGGEHVEVLETYRMFAYDEGWSRRINEAIDSGLTAEAAIERVQQRTRMRMREIDDPLLADRMHDLEDLSNRLLRIVSGQIGTAAGQGLRRDSVLVARNLGPAELLEYDRRRLKGVVLEEGSLTAHMVIVARAMGIPVVGRAKGLLRRISDGDEILVDADNGTVTLRPSPQMREAFDMRFAKTRERQAAYAELRDVEPFTRCGTRITVMMNAGLRDDMSALAMTGADGVGLFRTEFQFLVSSTLPQRDRQTRLYKDVLDAAAGKPVIFRTVDIGGDKAVPYLSSDIAEHDENPALGWRALRLALEREGLMKSQARSLLEAAAGRTLNVMFPMVSEPWEFDTAKLVFDEQLDWLRKQRKPLPEEIRYGAMLEVPALAEVLDELLPRLKFMSIGTNDLTQFLFAADRANPKLAERYDWLSPAILRFLARVVRGTMGHEIDLAVCGEMGGRRLEALALMGIGIRRLSITPASVGPIKELVRKIDLAEITAAMQGWLASPPPDMRAALRHWASEREIDTD; this comes from the coding sequence ATGACCGCCGCCGCCAGCGCCCGCCAGATCCTTACCCGCCTGCACGAGGTGATGGCCTCGCGAATGCACGCGCAGGGCAAGCTCGACCAGGTGGTCGAGATCATCGGCGAAAGCCTCGATAGCGAGGTCTGTTCGATCTATCTTCTGCGCGAAGGCGTGCTCGAACTTTACGCCACGCGCGGCCTCAACCCGCAAGCCGTTCACGTGACCAAGCTGGGCCTTGGCGAAGGGCTGAACGGGATCATCGCCTCGAATATCGAGACGCTGAATCTCGCCGAGGCCAAGGCGCATCCCGACTTCCTCTATCGCCCCGAGACGGGCGAGGAGAAATTCCACAGTTTCGCCGGCGTGCCCATCGTCCACCGCGAGCGCGCGGTGGGCACTTTGTGCGTCCAGCACGTCGATCCGCGCCGCTACGAAGATGTCGAGATCGAGGCCTTGCAGACCACTGCGATGGTCCTGTCCGAACTGATCGCGAATGCCGAGATGGTGGACGAGGAACACGCGCTGCTGCTGGGCGAAGTCGATACCGGCCCGGAAATCATCGAAGGGCTCGCCTTGGTGAAGGGGCTGGGCGGGGGGCAGGCGGTGTTCCACCAGCCGCGCATCCAGATCACCCAGGTCGTCGCCGACGACACCGAGGCGGAGCGCCAGCGCGTCTACCGTGCTTTCGACAAGATGCGCGATCAGATCGACGCGATGGGCAAGGAGCCCGAATTCGGCAAGGGCGGCGAACATGTCGAGGTGCTCGAGACCTATCGCATGTTCGCCTATGACGAAGGGTGGAGCCGCCGGATCAACGAAGCGATCGATTCCGGCCTGACCGCCGAAGCGGCGATCGAACGGGTGCAGCAGCGCACGCGGATGCGGATGCGCGAGATCGACGATCCGCTGCTGGCGGACCGGATGCACGACCTCGAGGATCTGTCGAACCGGCTTCTTCGCATCGTCTCGGGCCAGATCGGCACCGCCGCCGGGCAGGGCCTGAGGCGCGATTCGGTGCTGGTGGCGCGCAATCTCGGCCCGGCCGAACTGCTCGAATACGATCGGCGCCGGTTGAAGGGGGTCGTCCTCGAGGAAGGATCGCTCACCGCGCATATGGTGATCGTGGCGCGCGCGATGGGGATACCCGTGGTCGGGCGGGCGAAGGGGCTCTTGCGCCGCATATCCGATGGCGACGAGATCTTGGTCGATGCCGATAACGGCACGGTCACGCTGCGCCCGTCGCCGCAGATGCGCGAGGCGTTCGACATGCGCTTCGCCAAGACGCGCGAGCGCCAGGCCGCCTATGCCGAATTGCGCGACGTCGAGCCCTTCACCCGCTGCGGCACGCGCATCACGGTGATGATGAATGCAGGCCTGCGCGACGATATGAGCGCGCTGGCGATGACCGGCGCCGATGGCGTCGGCCTGTTCCGCACCGAATTCCAGTTCCTCGTCTCCTCGACCCTGCCCCAGCGCGATCGCCAGACCCGCCTCTACAAGGACGTGCTGGACGCGGCGGCGGGCAAGCCGGTGATCTTCCGAACCGTCGATATCGGCGGGGACAAGGCGGTTCCCTATCTCAGTTCCGACATCGCGGAGCATGACGAGAACCCGGCGCTGGGCTGGCGCGCGCTGCGGCTGGCGCTGGAGCGCGAGGGGCTGATGAAATCCCAGGCCCGGTCCCTGCTGGAGGCTGCCGCCGGACGCACGCTCAATGTCATGTTCCCGATGGTCAGCGAACCGTGGGAATTCGATACCGCCAAGTTGGTTTTCGACGAACAGCTCGACTGGCTGCGCAAGCAGAGGAAACCGCTGCCCGAGGAGATACGCTACGGCGCGATGCTCGAAGTGCCCGCCCTTGCCGAAGTGCTCGACGAATTGCTGCCGCGCCTCAAATTCATGTCGATCGGCACCAACGACCTCACCCAGTTCCTGTTCGCCGCCGACCGCGCCAATCCCAAGCTCGCCGAACGCTATGACTGGTTGAGCCCGGCGATCCTGCGCTTCCTCGCCCGCGTCGTGCGCGGCACCATGGGCCACGAGATCGACCTTGCCGTGTGCGGCGAGATGGGCGGCAGAAGGCTGGAGGCGCTTGCGCTGATGGGGATCGGGATCCGCCGCCTGTCGATCACGCCCGCCTCGGTCGGGCCGATCAAGGAATTGGTGCGCAAGATCGATCTGGCGGAGATCACCGCCGCGATGCAGGGCTGGCTCGCCAGCCCGCCGCCCGACATGCGCGCCGCGCTGCGCCATTGGGCGTCCGAGCGCGAGATCGACACTGATTGA
- a CDS encoding GIY-YIG nuclease family protein produces the protein MQRHFQPCVYIMASSRNGTIYVGVTSNLPQRAFQHREGVVDGFTKRYGCKLLVWFELHATMEQAILREKQIKGGSRSKKLALIERSNPQWKDLFEQVCA, from the coding sequence ATGCAGCGCCACTTCCAACCCTGCGTCTACATCATGGCGAGCAGCCGTAATGGAACAATCTATGTCGGCGTAACCTCAAACCTCCCCCAGCGGGCCTTTCAGCATCGCGAGGGCGTCGTGGATGGTTTCACCAAACGATACGGTTGCAAACTGCTGGTTTGGTTCGAGCTTCATGCGACCATGGAACAGGCTATTCTGCGCGAGAAGCAGATAAAGGGCGGTTCGCGGTCTAAAAAACTCGCGCTGATCGAACGGTCCAATCCGCAATGGAAGGATCTTTTCGAGCAAGTTTGCGCCTGA
- a CDS encoding YdcH family protein: MTEQELRKRLEALRSEHRDLDAAIHALSDAGSVDQLQIARLKKRKLRIRDQIAVVEDHLIPDIIA, translated from the coding sequence ATGACCGAGCAGGAGCTGAGGAAGCGGCTGGAGGCCCTGCGCAGCGAACACCGCGATCTCGACGCGGCGATCCATGCGCTGAGCGATGCGGGGTCCGTCGACCAGTTGCAGATCGCCCGGCTGAAGAAGCGCAAACTGCGCATTCGCGACCAGATCGCGGTGGTCGAGGATCATCTGATACCCGACATCATCGCCTGA
- a CDS encoding DUF4230 domain-containing protein: MANDLKTRDARDTDLRPGVTREQNLARVQAVPWLIVIGLLAAVAFLTWRAFFYQEEGDPVGSAMLAFERQNSLTVFSSRFEVVAESEDTRGVMGVPVLRSRQATIVPATVEYRLDLSGMDRGDFVWDEAGDRLTVTLPQLQTSRPNIDEGAARVFTEGAYVTRDAAQDLARNNSQQAERKATAFAKNPEILALARQAAREAVRQNLTIPLQVAGYGDVSVDVRFEDEGAN; encoded by the coding sequence ATGGCGAACGATTTGAAGACGCGCGATGCGCGCGACACCGACCTCCGACCCGGCGTGACGCGCGAGCAGAACCTCGCAAGGGTTCAGGCCGTGCCATGGCTGATCGTGATCGGCTTGCTGGCCGCCGTCGCCTTCCTCACCTGGCGCGCCTTCTTCTATCAGGAGGAAGGCGACCCGGTCGGCAGCGCCATGCTCGCCTTCGAACGGCAGAATTCGCTCACCGTCTTCAGCTCGCGCTTCGAAGTCGTCGCCGAAAGCGAGGATACGCGCGGGGTGATGGGCGTGCCGGTCCTGCGCTCGCGCCAGGCGACCATCGTGCCCGCGACCGTCGAATACCGGCTCGACCTGTCGGGCATGGATCGCGGCGATTTCGTCTGGGACGAGGCGGGCGACCGGCTGACCGTGACCTTGCCGCAATTGCAGACCAGCCGGCCCAATATCGACGAAGGCGCGGCGCGGGTCTTCACCGAAGGCGCTTACGTGACGCGCGATGCGGCACAGGATCTTGCCCGCAACAATTCGCAACAGGCCGAGAGGAAGGCCACCGCCTTCGCCAAGAACCCGGAAATCCTCGCTCTCGCCCGCCAGGCCGCGCGCGAGGCGGTGCGCCAGAACCTGACGATCCCCTTGCAGGTCGCGGGCTATGGCGATGTGAGCGTGGACGTACGCTTCGAAGACGAAGGGGCCAATTGA
- a CDS encoding MBL fold metallo-hydrolase produces MAGPPPKPWPTGEAMTLEPLVRRVLAPNPSPYTYTGTQSFIVGAGEGCAVIDPGPDLPDHVDALMAAIGEEKVLAILCTHTHRDHSPAARLLATRTGAPVIGCAPLVLSDTGPRADAAFDRDYAPDRVMEDGEAMTGPGWTLTAIATPGHVSNHLCFALEETGALFTGDHVMGWSTSVVIPPDGDMGDYMRSLDKLYAREDRIYYPAHGEAVEKPRQLVRGMIGHRRQRENQILRLLGEGPRSAAEFVPVMYKGLDEKLHRAAEMSVTAHLIDLERRGLVARSDEQWRTI; encoded by the coding sequence ATGGCTGGCCCGCCCCCCAAACCCTGGCCCACCGGTGAAGCGATGACGCTCGAACCCCTGGTGCGCCGGGTCCTCGCCCCCAACCCCTCGCCCTACACCTATACCGGCACGCAAAGCTTTATCGTGGGCGCGGGCGAAGGCTGCGCGGTGATCGATCCGGGGCCGGACCTTCCCGATCACGTCGATGCGCTGATGGCCGCGATCGGCGAGGAAAAAGTGCTCGCCATTCTGTGCACCCACACCCACCGCGACCATTCGCCCGCCGCGCGCCTGCTGGCGACGCGCACCGGAGCGCCCGTGATTGGCTGCGCGCCGCTGGTCCTTTCCGATACCGGCCCGCGCGCCGATGCCGCCTTCGATCGCGACTACGCACCCGACCGGGTGATGGAGGATGGCGAGGCGATGACCGGCCCCGGCTGGACGCTCACCGCGATCGCGACGCCGGGCCATGTCTCGAACCACCTCTGTTTCGCGCTCGAAGAAACCGGCGCGCTGTTCACCGGCGATCACGTGATGGGCTGGTCCACCAGCGTCGTCATCCCGCCCGATGGCGACATGGGCGATTACATGCGCAGCCTCGACAAGCTCTATGCGCGCGAGGATCGCATCTATTACCCCGCCCATGGCGAGGCGGTGGAAAAGCCGCGCCAATTGGTGCGCGGCATGATCGGCCATCGCCGCCAGCGCGAAAACCAAATCCTGCGCCTTCTCGGCGAAGGCCCGCGCAGCGCCGCGGAGTTCGTCCCCGTCATGTATAAGGGGCTCGACGAAAAGCTGCACAGGGCCGCCGAAATGTCGGTGACCGCGCATCTGATCGATCTGGAACGGCGCGGGCTGGTCGCACGTTCTGACGAACAATGGCGAACGATTTGA
- a CDS encoding YdcH family protein, which yields MNTSHLDALRTKHAGLEAKLRQEQARPAPDETMVQQLKRQKLKLKEEIAAC from the coding sequence ATGAACACATCCCATCTCGATGCCCTTCGCACCAAGCATGCCGGTCTGGAAGCGAAATTGCGGCAGGAGCAGGCGCGGCCCGCCCCCGACGAGACGATGGTTCAGCAATTGAAACGGCAGAAGCTCAAACTGAAGGAAGAAATCGCCGCCTGTTGA
- a CDS encoding tetratricopeptide repeat protein encodes MASIARITRYLTVGAGALAVLAAPVPAFAQDNNDEARLRKLEAEVRALQRRVFPGSEGRYFEPEITGQPRQNQATVATPSTTAVTDILSRLDALESQIQRLTSQYEEGSFAVRELTARVEALENRGAAASPALSAPSTTGASRPAGTVQSGAATPTPAAAARPDPARVAAVQAIAKPQTDDPGDDEYSYGFRLWDAGFYPEAQQQLTMFVEKYPNHSRATYGRNLLGRAYLDDGKAKEAAPWFLRNYQADKAAARAGDSLLYLAETMIALDDQSRACIALAEFNETYPALAAGRLKSQYDANRGKVTCN; translated from the coding sequence ATGGCCTCGATCGCGCGCATTACGCGCTATCTCACCGTAGGGGCGGGTGCGCTCGCGGTCCTCGCTGCGCCGGTCCCGGCGTTTGCGCAGGACAACAATGACGAGGCGCGGCTGCGTAAGCTCGAAGCCGAGGTCCGCGCCCTGCAACGGCGTGTGTTTCCCGGCTCCGAGGGGCGGTATTTCGAGCCCGAGATCACCGGCCAGCCGCGTCAGAATCAGGCCACCGTCGCAACCCCTTCGACCACGGCGGTCACCGATATTCTGTCGCGACTCGATGCACTGGAAAGCCAGATCCAGCGGCTGACCTCGCAATATGAGGAAGGCTCCTTTGCAGTGCGCGAACTGACGGCGCGGGTGGAAGCGCTGGAAAATCGCGGCGCGGCGGCGTCACCGGCTCTGTCCGCTCCGTCCACCACTGGCGCGTCCCGCCCGGCTGGTACGGTTCAAAGCGGGGCCGCCACGCCGACGCCTGCCGCCGCGGCGCGGCCCGATCCCGCGCGCGTCGCTGCGGTGCAGGCGATCGCCAAGCCGCAGACCGACGATCCGGGCGACGACGAATATTCCTACGGCTTCCGCCTGTGGGACGCGGGCTTCTATCCCGAAGCGCAGCAGCAGCTGACGATGTTCGTCGAAAAATACCCCAACCATTCGCGCGCCACCTATGGCCGCAACCTTCTGGGGCGCGCCTATCTCGACGATGGCAAGGCCAAGGAGGCCGCGCCGTGGTTCCTGCGCAATTACCAGGCCGACAAGGCCGCGGCGCGCGCGGGTGACAGCCTGCTCTATCTGGCTGAGACCATGATCGCACTCGATGATCAGAGCCGCGCGTGCATCGCGCTTGCCGAGTTCAACGAAACCTATCCGGCCCTGGCGGCAGGTCGCCTGAAGAGCCAGTACGACGCCAATCGCGGCAAGGTCACCTGCAATTGA
- a CDS encoding glycerol kinase: MGENILVLDAGTTSTRAILFAADGALIRVAQRDLTQHYPRPGWVEHDAAEIWDRTLACAREAIGDDADSIAAIGITNQRETVVAWDKKSGKPLARAIVWQDRRTAEFCADLKNQGHEAEVQARTGLLLDPYFSATKMRWLLDHDEAVRGAGERGDLAFGTVESWLVFNLAGRAHVSDASNASRTLLLPLDEEQFDAGLCDLFGVPQESLPRVVDTHGALAECSEEWFGRAIPICGLVGDQQSATIGQACLEFGQTKGTYGTGAFVLTNNGKTIPRSTHRLLGTVLSQRDGGRVYAIEGAAFVAGSLIQWLRDGLDLIESAAETEDLARSIPDSGEVVIVPALAGLGAPHWLPQARGVIAGLSFASGRAQLARAALESMAHQTHDLATAFAADGAPWSMLRIDGGMAANDWMAQDLADMLGIDVERPDFVETTALGAAFCAAVGAGLYPSLEDAAQAMRGKTRCFRPRIDEDARAERLARWRKALAAA; the protein is encoded by the coding sequence ATGGGAGAAAACATCCTCGTCCTCGATGCGGGCACGACGTCGACGCGCGCCATCCTGTTTGCCGCCGATGGCGCGCTGATCCGCGTGGCGCAGCGCGACCTGACCCAGCATTATCCGCGCCCCGGCTGGGTGGAACACGATGCTGCCGAGATCTGGGACAGGACGCTGGCCTGCGCGCGCGAAGCCATCGGCGATGATGCGGACTCGATCGCCGCGATCGGCATCACCAACCAGCGCGAGACCGTGGTGGCCTGGGACAAAAAGAGCGGGAAGCCGCTGGCCCGCGCGATCGTCTGGCAGGACCGCCGCACCGCCGAGTTTTGCGCGGACCTAAAGAATCAGGGGCACGAAGCGGAGGTGCAGGCGCGCACCGGCCTCCTCCTCGATCCCTATTTCTCGGCCACCAAGATGCGCTGGCTGCTCGATCATGACGAGGCGGTGCGCGGCGCGGGCGAGCGCGGCGACCTCGCCTTCGGAACGGTCGAAAGCTGGCTGGTCTTCAATCTCGCGGGGCGCGCGCATGTCAGCGATGCGAGCAATGCCAGCCGCACGCTCCTGCTGCCGCTCGACGAAGAGCAGTTCGATGCGGGGCTATGCGACCTCTTCGGCGTGCCGCAGGAAAGCCTGCCGCGCGTCGTCGATACGCACGGCGCGCTCGCCGAATGTTCCGAGGAATGGTTCGGGCGGGCGATCCCGATCTGCGGCCTCGTCGGCGATCAGCAATCGGCGACCATCGGCCAGGCCTGCCTCGAATTCGGGCAGACAAAGGGGACTTACGGGACCGGCGCCTTCGTCCTGACCAATAACGGCAAGACGATCCCGCGCTCGACCCATCGCCTGCTCGGCACGGTGCTGAGCCAGCGCGATGGCGGGCGGGTCTATGCGATCGAGGGCGCGGCCTTCGTCGCCGGAAGCCTGATCCAGTGGCTGCGCGATGGGCTGGACCTGATCGAAAGCGCTGCGGAAACCGAGGACCTCGCGCGCTCCATCCCCGATAGCGGCGAGGTGGTGATCGTCCCCGCGCTGGCCGGTCTTGGTGCGCCACACTGGCTGCCGCAGGCGCGCGGCGTGATCGCGGGGCTGAGCTTTGCGAGCGGACGCGCCCAGCTCGCGCGGGCGGCTCTCGAATCGATGGCGCATCAGACCCACGATCTCGCCACCGCCTTTGCCGCCGATGGCGCCCCCTGGTCGATGCTCAGGATCGACGGGGGGATGGCCGCAAACGACTGGATGGCGCAGGACCTGGCCGATATGCTGGGGATCGACGTCGAACGCCCCGATTTCGTCGAGACGACCGCGCTCGGCGCGGCGTTCTGCGCGGCGGTCGGTGCGGGGCTGTATCCTTCGCTCGAAGACGCGGCCCAGGCCATGCGGGGCAAGACGCGGTGCTTCCGTCCGCGGATCGACGAGGATGCCCGCGCCGAGCGGCTGGCACGATGGCGCAAGGCCCTGGCCGCAGCCTGA
- a CDS encoding helix-turn-helix domain-containing protein, producing the protein MQDETRAGLDGDGHDHGELPPETAQSGAPQTAGGQLRAAREARGLDLSQVAAETRIPQRHLENIEAGEYGNLPSRTYAIGFARSYARMLDLDERSILDQVRAELAQDETQGRAAPAKFEPGDPARVPSGKLAWLGALAAVLLLVGGFAFYRTYFSPGLGPAPLAEETQVAAAETGAAPDAPATPAIDPNAEVVFTSEMPDTWVKFYDASGAELYQAQMGEGESFTIPRDAEGPQVWTGRPYALAITVGGRPVPKLSEEDEIVRDVPVSAEALLTRGQAGSAAPGATPSPATSSGPTPAGTPIATQTGT; encoded by the coding sequence ATGCAGGACGAAACACGCGCCGGGCTTGACGGCGACGGACACGATCATGGCGAATTGCCGCCGGAAACGGCGCAAAGCGGCGCACCGCAGACTGCGGGCGGGCAATTGCGCGCCGCGCGCGAGGCGCGTGGGCTCGATCTGTCGCAGGTCGCCGCCGAAACCCGCATTCCCCAGCGCCATCTCGAAAATATCGAGGCGGGCGAATACGGCAATCTGCCTTCGCGCACCTATGCGATCGGGTTTGCGCGCAGCTATGCCCGGATGCTGGATCTGGACGAGCGATCCATCCTCGACCAGGTGCGCGCCGAACTCGCACAGGACGAGACGCAGGGCCGCGCGGCACCGGCCAAGTTCGAACCGGGCGATCCGGCGCGTGTCCCATCGGGCAAGCTCGCTTGGCTGGGCGCGCTCGCGGCCGTGCTGCTGCTGGTCGGCGGCTTCGCGTTCTATCGCACCTATTTCTCTCCCGGACTGGGTCCGGCCCCGCTTGCGGAGGAAACGCAGGTGGCGGCTGCGGAGACCGGAGCGGCTCCCGATGCGCCCGCCACACCGGCGATCGATCCGAATGCGGAGGTCGTATTCACGTCGGAAATGCCCGATACCTGGGTCAAGTTCTATGATGCTTCGGGCGCCGAGCTGTATCAGGCGCAGATGGGCGAAGGGGAAAGCTTCACCATCCCGCGCGACGCCGAAGGGCCGCAGGTCTGGACCGGCCGGCCTTATGCCCTGGCGATAACGGTCGGCGGGCGTCCCGTGCCCAAATTGTCGGAAGAGGACGAGATCGTCCGGGACGTGCCGGTTTCCGCGGAAGCGCTGCTGACGCGCGGCCAGGCCGGTTCGGCTGCGCCGGGCGCGACCCCGTCTCCGGCCACGTCTTCGGGCCCGACTCCTGCGGGAACGCCGATCGCCACGCAGACGGGCACGTGA